CCGCGTAATCGCCGCGGTCGAGCTTCGCAAGGCGCGTGTCGAGGTTGCCGCGCAGCGGCAGCACGTCGAGGTGCGGATAGCGCGCGCGCAGCATCGCTTCGCGGCGCAAGCTCGACGTGCCGACGACCGCGCCGGCCGGCAGTGCGTCGAGCGACGCGTAGTCGTTCGACACGAACGCGTCGCGCGGATCCTCGCGCTCCATGATCGCGGCGAGCGAGAAGCCGTCGGGCAGCGCCATCGGCACGTCCTTCAGCGAATGCACGGCGAGATCGGCGCGGCCGTCGGCCAGCGCGCTCTCCAGTTCCTTCACGAACAGGCCCTTGCCGCCGACCTTCGACAGCGTGCGATCGAGAATCTGGTCGCCACGGGTCGTCATCCCGAGGATTTTCACGTCACAAGCTGGATATAATTTGCGCAGCGCATCACGCACATGTTCGGCTTGCCACATCGCCAGGCGGCTCTCGCGCGAAGCAATCGTCAATGTCGCGGGCGGCTGTGCCTGTTGCGGCCCGGCCGCAAGGGTCTCGGAATTCATTGCTGGGACATCGAAGGACGGGATTGAAGATCGAACAATGGTAGCACGCACGCCCCGGCCCGCCCGGGCCCGGAGCCTGCGCCGGACCGGCCCCTGCGCGGGTCGCGGCGCCGATGTGCGGATGTGCCGCACGTAGCTGGTTGCTTGACCGCAGTTCCCGCAGTTTTCGCAGTTCCTTTTGACTCGAGCTTTCCCAAGGAAACCCATCGTGAAGTCTTCCGGATCGGCGCGCACGGCGCGCCGCAATGCTGCCCTGTCCTCCTCCGACGCCCCGACGGGCACCGTCGCCACCGCCGCGAACGGCCGTGCGAAAACGGCAACGAAACCGAAAGACCCGATACGTCAGACAAAACGCACGACGAAAGCCGCCGGCCCGATTGCCCGCACCGCCGCCCGCCCGGCCGGCGCGCCGAAGTCCGGCACGCGCACGCGCGAGGACAAGGACGGTCCGCTGTTCGAGGACATCCGCTTCCTCGGCCGCCTGCTCGGCGACGTCGTGCGCGAGCAGGAAGGCGACACCGTGTTCGACGTCGTCGAGACGATCCGCCAGACCGCGGTCAAGTTCCGCCGCGAGGACGACAGCGAAGCCGCGCAGACGCTCGAGAAGAAGCTGCGCAAGCTGACGCCGGAGCAGACGGTGAGCGTCGTGCGCGCCTTCAGCTATTTCTCGCATCTCGCGAACATCGCGGAAGACCGGCACCACAATCGCCGCCGCCGCATCCACGCGCTGGCCGGCTCCGCGTCGCAGCCCGGCACGGTCGCGTACGCGCTCGAACAGCTGAAAACGACCGGCAACGCGTCGAAACGCCTGCTGCAGCGCTTCTTCGACGATGCGCTGATCGTGCCCGTGCTGACCGCGCACCCGACCGAAGTGCAGCGCAAGAGCATTCTCGACGCGCAGCACGACATCGCGCGCCTGCTCGCCGAGCGCGACCAGGAGCTGACCGCGCGCGAGCGCCAGCACAACGAAGCGATGCTGCGCGCACGCGTGACCGCGCTGTGGCAGACGCGCATGCTGCGCGACTCGCGCCTGACGGTCGGCGACGAGATCGAGAACGCGCTGTCGTACTACCGCGCGACGTTCCTCGACGAGCTGCCCGCGCTGTACGGCGACATCGAAGCTGCGCTCGCCGAGCACGGCCTGTCCGCGCGCGTGCCCGCGTTCTTCCAGATGGGCAGCTGGATCGGCGGCGATCGCGACGGCAACCCGAACGTGACAGCGCCGACGCTCGACGAGGCGATCAACCGCCAGGCCGCGGTGATCCTCGAGCACTATCTGGAACAGGTGCACAAGCTCGGCGCCGAACTGTCGGTGTCGAACCTGCTCGTCGGCGCGAACGACGCCGTGAAGGCGCTCGCGGCGGCATCGCCCGACCAGTCGCCGCACCGCGTCGACGAACCGTATCGCCGCGCGCTGATCGGCATCTACACGCGGCTCGCCGCGAGCGCGCGCGTGCGCGTCGGCGAAGGCACGGTGCCGGTGCGCAGCGCGGGCCGCGGCGCGCCGCCCGTGCGCGCGATCCCGTATGCGGATTCCGAAGCGTTCGTCGCCGACCTGAAGGTGCTGACCGCGTCGCTCGACGAACACCACGGCACGTCGCTCGCCGCGCCGCGCCTCGCGCCGCTCGTGCGCGCGGCCGAAGTGTTCGGCTTCCATCTCGCGAGCATCGACCTGCGCCAGAGCTCCGACATCCATGAAGCCGTGGTCGCCGAGCTGTTCGCGCGCGCGGGCGTCGAGGCCGACTACGCGGCGCTCGCCGAGGAAGACAAGCTGCGCGTGCTGCTCGCCGCGCTCGCCGATCCGCGCCCGCTGCGCTCGCCGTACATCGAATACTCGGCGCTCGCGCAGAGCGAGCTCGGCGTGTTCGAGAAGGCGCGCG
The nucleotide sequence above comes from Burkholderia pyrrocinia. Encoded proteins:
- the hemC gene encoding hydroxymethylbilane synthase, with amino-acid sequence MNSETLAAGPQQAQPPATLTIASRESRLAMWQAEHVRDALRKLYPACDVKILGMTTRGDQILDRTLSKVGGKGLFVKELESALADGRADLAVHSLKDVPMALPDGFSLAAIMEREDPRDAFVSNDYASLDALPAGAVVGTSSLRREAMLRARYPHLDVLPLRGNLDTRLAKLDRGDYAAIILAAAGLKRLGLEARIRALLDVEASPPAAGQGALGIEIAAHRDDVAAWLAPLHDRQTALAVEAERMVSRALGGSCEVPLAAHAVWRAGELYLTGRVSTTDGKRVLTAEECGAVVTVADALALGRAVSDELEAQGALDIVRALLAGSQAGKGDA
- the ppc gene encoding phosphoenolpyruvate carboxylase; amino-acid sequence: MKSSGSARTARRNAALSSSDAPTGTVATAANGRAKTATKPKDPIRQTKRTTKAAGPIARTAARPAGAPKSGTRTREDKDGPLFEDIRFLGRLLGDVVREQEGDTVFDVVETIRQTAVKFRREDDSEAAQTLEKKLRKLTPEQTVSVVRAFSYFSHLANIAEDRHHNRRRRIHALAGSASQPGTVAYALEQLKTTGNASKRLLQRFFDDALIVPVLTAHPTEVQRKSILDAQHDIARLLAERDQELTARERQHNEAMLRARVTALWQTRMLRDSRLTVGDEIENALSYYRATFLDELPALYGDIEAALAEHGLSARVPAFFQMGSWIGGDRDGNPNVTAPTLDEAINRQAAVILEHYLEQVHKLGAELSVSNLLVGANDAVKALAAASPDQSPHRVDEPYRRALIGIYTRLAASARVRVGEGTVPVRSAGRGAPPVRAIPYADSEAFVADLKVLTASLDEHHGTSLAAPRLAPLVRAAEVFGFHLASIDLRQSSDIHEAVVAELFARAGVEADYAALAEEDKLRVLLAALADPRPLRSPYIEYSALAQSELGVFEKARDVRAQFGARAVRNYIISHTETVSDLVEVLLLQKETGLLDGALGVPGGNAKNSLMVIPLFETIPDLRDASRIMREYFALPGVDALIAHQGAEQEVMLGYSDSNKDGGFLTSNWELYRAELALVDLFRDRKITLRLFHGRGGTVGRGGGPTYQAILSQPPGTVNGQIRLTEQGEVIASKFANPEIGRRNLETVVAATLEASLLPQSNAPAQLPAFEAAMQTLSDSAMAAYRALVYETPGFTDYFFSSTPITEIAELNIGSRPASRKLQDPKQRKIEDLRAIPWGFSWGQCRLLLTGWYGFGSAVSAYLDGARDDAERTKRVALLKKMNKTWPFFANLLSNMDMVLAKTDLAVASRYAQLVADRKLRKHVFERIVGEWERTSQALAEITGHEGRLSTNPLLARSIKNRFPYLDPLNHLQVELIKRHRAGDTNARLRRGIHLTINGIAAGLRNTG